The genomic DNA CTTAACCTCTTGGCTACGCTCGCCATCCATTGCTTGCACTAATATAGCATGACACTGGAAAAAAGATCAAGATTTTTTTGCCAGAATTTGACATATTTTCTTTGTAGTCTTGTGTAGTCTTGAAAATGTAGAAACTTGAACATAATCTAAACTATTATGAAAGCCTGGACTATAATTGCCTCTGTGGGAGTAGCTGGATTTGCTGTTTTAGGACTAGCGATGGCAAACACTAACCCTGAAAAGGCTGAATACGAAGAATATGCAGTAGAAAAATTAACTACTTACTTAAAAAGTGACTTTTGTCAAAAAACACCTAACTTCCTGCAAAATCTGATACAATTAAATTGTAAT from Okeanomitos corallinicola TIOX110 includes the following:
- a CDS encoding DUF4359 domain-containing protein — encoded protein: MKAWTIIASVGVAGFAVLGLAMANTNPEKAEYEEYAVEKLTTYLKSDFCQKTPNFLQNLIQLNCNKLIDSVNPQIREIITATTKRQDYLVFSVYTTDLKIDNLIPGYTFETVGAFDQFYTYKAEKQ